The Psychroflexus sp. ALD_RP9 region GGGTTGACTTTATCGATCATTTTTTGGTAAGCTTCAAGGCTAATTTGAGGTAGATTGGTTGGTGGAGATTCTAAAGCTGATGCCTTAACCTCTTTAAAACTAATAAGATTTGCAGTAAATAGTTTACTTTCAATCTTAATAAGCAAGCCAGGTAAACTGCCGTAGTTTAATACATTAAAATTAGTGGGAATATTTGGTGCATACCATAGCTTAAAATTATATTTTGATTGGACTTCAACTTCTGCAAGATAACACTGGTACTTACCTATTTGCTTGGTATCATTTAACAAAGTGACAGGCGAATAGTCTATTTTTAGCAAAAACGCTTTGATATCAAGATGATTAGAGTGTATTTCTAGCATTAAAGAATCCTTTCCTTTTTCTCTGTAATATTTAGTTGAACCACCTGCAAACCGTAATGCTGGGTCTAGCTTTCGTTTTCGATCTTGAATTCCCATATCTTGAACCACTTCATAAAAACTAAGTTCTGCATTAAACACTAACTTGGCTTTAGCAGGTCTAGAATTTAGATATTTGTTAAAGGCTTTTTTTAGTAAAGTAGGGTCAGTACCTTCTGACATCTTTTTTTTTATATGCGCTTTAAAGTGCGCTTTATTCACCTTAAACTGATAAGTTGCCTCGTAGGTTTGGGCATAAAGACTAGCTTGCATTATTAGAAGAATGAGCAATATTTTCATAATGTGAAATTTTAAAAGTAGGCTAAAAAACAATCGTGTTCGTCTATGAACGCATGTATTAACTTGAATGAAAGATGTTATTATTCACTAAGTATAAAAGCCAATATATTTTTTAATTACATCTTCAAATGTAGAAAAAAAACATTTCACACTTTTGTAATAAATATTTTTGTAATAATTTATTTTTTTGGCTTAATTAGTAGTAAAATTATAATTATATTACCTTTTTTATACAAATTAAGAACAGTATTTTAGCTCTTAATTTAAGACTTATTAAGCGCCTTTAAAAACCGTAGATTTCCTCTAAAATCGTGTTTTAACTCAATTTCAATAAAGCCCAAATCTTCAATAAGTTGCTTGGTATCTTCGGCTAAATATTGGTTGAGTTCAAAAAACAATTTACAAGAAGTTTGTTTTTTTGCTAGTTGTGTAATTTTTCGGTAAAACAACAAAGGGTCACGATTTGAGACAAACAAAGCTAATTCGGGTTCATGGTCTAAGACGTTAGGCTGCATTTCGGATTGTTCTAATTCACGCACGTAAGGCGGATTTGAAACTATGACGTCAAAGTCCTGCGGAAGTTGCTCGAGCTGAAGAATATCTTGCTCAAAAAAATGAATCTTTTGTTGATGTGTCTTGGCATTTTCGGCTGCCAGTTGAAGTGCTTTGGTTGAAATATCACAAGCATAAACTTCAGCTTGTGGCAAATGTTTAGCTAAAGTAATTGGTATACAACCGCTACCGGTACCAATATCTAAAACCTTAATAGCTTGGTGTGTTTTCAGTTCAGCAATTATCCATTCTACTAGTTCTTCTGTTTCGGGACGCGGAATTAAAACAGATGGATTCACCTTAAATCGCTCGCCATAAAATTCAGTATAGCCTAAAATATATTGAATGGGTTCTTGCTTAAGTAATCGCGAAAGCTTCAACTGAAATTCTTTAAGTTGCTGATCCTGAATTTCAACATCAGCTTGTAATTGATGGTCTAAAGCGCGATAACCTAAAACTTCTTCTACTAACCAATGGTAAAGACTTTCTGCTTCTGCTTGGTCGTAAACTTCTGTAAGTTGTTTTAAGCAATCCTCGCGGTATTTTCGTAAATGAAGTTGAGCCATTTTTACAAAGTTTTAAGCATCCAAACATCACAAGAATGATGACCTGTGTTGCCCATTCGGTGGTCAATATATTCGAATCCAGTTCGTTGATAGAGTTTCTGCGCTGCCTTCATCCAAGGCAAAGTCTCAATATAACACTGCGTATAAGCTTGCTCTCTGGCAAAGTTTAAACAATATTGCATCATTTTAGTGCCTAAGCCGCGACCACGAACTTTAGGATGAAAATACATTTTTTGCAACTCACAAATGTCTTGAGATTCGCCTTCAAGTTGAGCAATACCTGCGCAACCTAAAATTTCATTACCTTCAAGTAACACAAAATAATTGGCGCGTTTTTGACTTTGATAATGTTCAAAAAGTGTATCTAAAATAGGGTCGGCATAAG contains the following coding sequences:
- a CDS encoding GNAT family N-acetyltransferase, coding for MKSIEIRPIQAQDNIEVAALIRFVLEEQNAPKTGTAYADPILDTLFEHYQSQKRANYFVLLEGNEILGCAGIAQLEGESQDICELQKMYFHPKVRGRGLGTKMMQYCLNFAREQAYTQCYIETLPWMKAAQKLYQRTGFEYIDHRMGNTGHHSCDVWMLKTL
- a CDS encoding GLPGLI family protein, whose product is MKILLILLIMQASLYAQTYEATYQFKVNKAHFKAHIKKKMSEGTDPTLLKKAFNKYLNSRPAKAKLVFNAELSFYEVVQDMGIQDRKRKLDPALRFAGGSTKYYREKGKDSLMLEIHSNHLDIKAFLLKIDYSPVTLLNDTKQIGKYQCYLAEVEVQSKYNFKLWYAPNIPTNFNVLNYGSLPGLLIKIESKLFTANLISFKEVKASALESPPTNLPQISLEAYQKMIDKVNPFKDN
- the prmC gene encoding peptide chain release factor N(5)-glutamine methyltransferase, whose product is MAQLHLRKYREDCLKQLTEVYDQAEAESLYHWLVEEVLGYRALDHQLQADVEIQDQQLKEFQLKLSRLLKQEPIQYILGYTEFYGERFKVNPSVLIPRPETEELVEWIIAELKTHQAIKVLDIGTGSGCIPITLAKHLPQAEVYACDISTKALQLAAENAKTHQQKIHFFEQDILQLEQLPQDFDVIVSNPPYVRELEQSEMQPNVLDHEPELALFVSNRDPLLFYRKITQLAKKQTSCKLFFELNQYLAEDTKQLIEDLGFIEIELKHDFRGNLRFLKALNKS